In Monodelphis domestica isolate mMonDom1 chromosome 1, mMonDom1.pri, whole genome shotgun sequence, the sequence caaccctcatgccacctGTGAGTTGCCCCTCACCGCCCCACTCTCCCCCCTAGAGGAAGGGGgcagcactcccattggactgctgggcagaagggtgggtgataTGAGAATTGCCCCCATGcttgtgtggagagggggaagggggaagcctACACTGACAgagtaccataggttcaccaacacagccctATTAGATGACTGATAATGACTACCTGGATCACTACTTGTGGATTATCACAGACCTGACACACAGGAGTAAGGATCTATGGAGGTAGTTCACCTGGAGTGGAGGAAGGACCCTGCAAATTCTCAAGTTATGCTCTATCCTTATGCTTTGTGGCCAGTAGTGGGCAGTGAACAGATTATGATGTGTGCGGAACATGGGAACTGGGGGCATTCCGTAaccaggaggaggaagaaggaacaaCAACTACTAGAGACAAAAAGAGCAGTCcacccctcctccttcctctccccctccagaTTCCTAATAGAAAACATAGTCCTGTGGCCCCAGCTGGGCTGGATATACAGGCAAGCATTTGGGGGTCAGCCTCACTTCGGCGCCGCAGCCCCCAGCGGCCAAGGGCGTCAGCCTCCCTGGACGGCAAAGCCAACCCAGGCCAACGTGCCCCTCCGCCCAGCACTGCTACTACCAAGGGGCGAGGGGATGTCACTGAGGCTTCAAAAGCACCAACAACAACCCAAGTGGTCTACCGCTCTGTCTTGGAAGAGTATGGTTATGAAGTAGGCAAGGTGATTGGTAATGGCTCTTATGGCACAGTCTATGAGGCCTACTACACTAAACAAAAAGTGACTGTTGCTGTCAAGATCATCTCCAAAAAGAAAGCCTCTGACGACTATCTTAACAAGTTCCTGCCCCGTGAGATCCAGGTGGGGATGGGAGAGGGAGGCAAGTTTGGAGGGTTAGGCTATTAAGACCTTTATCACATAGGACTAGGTGACCCAGAATCCCCTCCCACCCAGGCCTGAACCACTTCCATGATCCATTCATTCAACATATTCATTAAGCCAACCTAGATTTACTAATTCTAAGACTAGCATTCTTTCCAAGGTATGATGCTTTCCTAAAAAagccaccttctccaggaagtctttccatttttctctatccAGCAATGACCTGGCGACTTATATCTCTTATAGGATATTGTTTCACACCACACTAATGTACCTATTATCATACAAGAAATAGTGTCTACTTTCTTGGAGCTTACTCAGTAGGGGACAAAATATAAATGTGGAAAATTATAGTAatggttaacatttatatagtgcctactatgtgcaagtactgtgttaagtgctttacagatattatttgatcctcacaacgatCCTGgtaggtaggtgctcttattcctcatttttacattggagaaaactgaagcaaacaggttgagtgacttacccagagtcacacagcactgtctgaggttacatttgtacTTGGGGCTTCCTTGATTGGACTAGTCTTAGCGCTATACTGTGAAACCTAGGTAGCTGCCCTTGTAATGCATGGTATTGTACAATACATGCATTATTACATGACTGaggaacattggatttggaactGACCTGAATTCCAATTTTGCTTTGGATGCttattagctgagtgatcctCTGCTGACTACTATAGCTttctgattttaattttatttgtaaaatgggatgacTAAATCCATAGAATATCCCTCAAAGGGTTGTTATGTGGATCAAATAGGATGATTGGGTAAAGTGCTTTGTCAGCCTTAGAATGCATTCATTACTTTatgttaattattatattattgagTTGGATTGTAAAAGATGGGTAAGAATTCCACAAGACAAGATAGAGGGGGAAATTTAGGGGCTAGAGGTAAAGGCATTCTAGGCCCAGAGAACACTAGAAGGAGGAGGGCACATAGCATTTGGCAAGAGATGACTAGTTTTTAACTGAAGGATAGAAATTTGAGGTAAGACAAAAGAGATAGGGTGGGGTCTGGTTTATCAAAGGAATTGGATTTTTCCTCAGGAAGCAATAGAATCACTTGGGCTTTTTGAGCAAACTACTAAATCTATGAAGATGGAATATTATTCTGATAGTAAAATGAAAGCTAGGATGTGGGGAAGGACAGAAGTAGATGCAGAAAGACCTGCCGGAGGCTATTTCAGGAGACTAATAGGATGATAATGCACCTACTTGTGCTAGAATAATGGCAATAGTAATAGAGAAAATGGATCCAACAGTGGTACTCAtatgaaatcaaaataatttggaaacTAATTAGGAAGTGGGTGAGAGAGGTGCATAAGATAACACCAAGGTTATGAACATGGAAGGCAGAATGAAGGATAAAACCTGAAACTGTAGTCAGAAGAAGGaatggggtggaggaaaagataataagCTTAACTTTAAACATGTTGAGTATAGCATGGGGCATTCTGGTGAGATGCACATGAGAAGCACTTAGCAGAGAGGTCATTTTGAAGCTTTGGGAGGGAATGAGTTTGCCATAAAATAAACAAGAGACCAAGAAGAGATTTGGTGATATACAGGAGGTAACTTGGGATCCTCCAGAACAATTTCAAAAGCAGGCTTGAAATGGAAGGAAGCAGGAATGCAAGGGGTCAAGGAGCATAAAGAAGTATTTGGTACAAACTCTACTCATCCCAGGCAATGTGTAACCCTTTCTCAGCTCCAATACACACGCCCTTCTCCTATAGCCAAAGGAAAAGAGCTTAAAATACTGAAATAGGCCAATCAGCTCACTTCTGCAAATTACTGGGCTTCATTGCTTACTGGCTTTATTACCTTGGATGATCACCTCAGTCACTTCTGACtcttgttttttcatctgtaaaatgataataccttccttctctccctgtttcATAAAGTGGCTTTGAGATTCAGATAACATCCAGATGGTTTAAAGAGCTTTGTAAGTTGTAAAGCCTTATATAAATAAGTAACTGCTATTGTTAACTTAgctagaaaagagaaggaaagggttgaGAGTCAAGCCATGAGCCCTCTTCTGCCAGGTCTGATGAACTCCTTTCCTTGGGACCAGGTGATGAAAGTCTTGCGGCACAAGTTCCTAATCAACTTCTACCAGGCCATCGAGACCACATCTCGTGTGTATATGATCCTAGAACTGGCTCAGGGGGGTGATGTTCTTGAGTGGATCCAACGCTACGGAGCCTGCTCTGAGGCCCTTGCCGGCAAGTGGTTCTCCCAGGTCACCCTGGGCATCGCTTACCTGCATAGCAAGGGCATCGTGCACCGGTGAGGGCACTGCCATCTGGGACTTTGATCCCCAGAGGGGGGTGGTCTCACTGCAGCTTTCCTAGCCTCCTTTCCATTAACCTCATCCCACACACTGATCTACCAGATCTTCCTTCTTACTATTCGCCCCACAACTAGGTCAGTCCTTCCCTCTCCATGTAAGTGATCTTTGTATGCAAGATACTATGCAGAGCCCCAATTAGTCTCTGAACCTCTGGTAGCTCTCATAGCCTTTACCTAgccatattttttccctctagcATCCCTCAGCTCATTTTTTCCCAACTCCATTCCCTCACCTCTATCCCCTGATCCCTAACCCTCTAACTCCCAGCCTAATACTAACCCCTCTCCCCAGCCCCCGCCTGACCCCCAGGCCTTCTGCTGCTGGTAGGGACCTAAAGTTGGAGAACCTGTTGCTGGATAAGCGGGAAAATGTGAAGATCTCTGACTTCGGCTTTTCCAAGATGGTGGCGACTGTCTCCCCGACCCTGAAGAACCCTTTACAGCACCTCGTAGGCTGCTTTTCTCACCTCAGCCAGACCTATTGTGGTAGTTTCGCCTATGCTTGTCCAGAGATCTTGCTGGGTTTGCCCTACAACCCCTTCCTCTCTGACACGTGGAGCATGGGCGTCATTCTCTACACACTGGTTGTTGCCCATCTACCCTTCGATGACACCAACCTAAAAAAGCTGCTTCGAGAGACCCAGAAGGAGGTCAACTTCCCACATAACCACCCCATCTCTCCGGACTGCAAGGTGCTGGCCCCCCTGGGAGGGCTAGGGCCCTTGGGCTGACCCATAGAAGGTGGGATAGATACCCAAAACGAACCACAGCTAGGCTAGGGGAAGGCTCCATACACTATTACCTACTCCAGGGACCTCACTTATTCCCACTGGCCCTATCCCCATAGAATTCACAAAGGCCAATGGAGATAATTAACCCTCTCATTCCAGATCAGCAATTAATTGAATATTGGAAAACTTGAGCTTCTGCTGCTTCAGGGCAGAAGGGTATGTTGTCAGTCCCTTCAAGGAGCCTCATGCCTCCATGCCCTCATCCCCTATCCAGGCATTAATTCTGGGCATTATTAATTCTGAGGAAATTTCAGTCTAATTCTCTCTCCAAGGTTGTAGAGTAGGCAGTCCTGCTCCCATTTCAGATCCAGATGCAGCCATTTCCTGGGCAGCACAATTCAGGGCAAGCTCAGCCATGGCctctctctcccctgccccaGAACCTGATTCACTCGATACTTCGCCCGGCTGCCAAGCGGGCCTCCATCCTGGACATCATCAAGGATCCCTGGGTGCTCAAGTTCCAGCCAGAGAGGCCCACCCAAGAAATCCAGCTGCTAGAGGCTCTGTGCCTACCACAAACCAACACACGGACTCAGGAGGCTGCAAGTTGAGTAGGACTGgggaaggaggcagggagagaggggATTAAGgtagggttgggggtggggagagggaaggcagaacccccttctctctctttttttttttaatatacaaaaaGTCTCATTCCCATTTAGTTGTATCAGCaggggaaaagaaattatttccccAGGGAAAGCTTGGAAAAAGTCACTTCTAGACTGTTCTAGAGGTTGGCTTCCATCTGTAGTCTGCAAaggtattttaaacttatatattGGCCCGTGCTTTCTTTGTGCATACAGGGTGGGAGGAGATGGAGAATaagaaaagtattttgttttgcttatctCCTTCAAACTTTGTAAGTTTCTGGGTCTACCGTTCTTTATCAATAAGGTCTTCTGTGTTACCAAAAATAGAAGAGTCAAACAGTGGGCTTGTCTTAGGATCACAAAATCatgtttagagctggaagtaatCTAGTCATTTGTTATCTAGTCTGGCACCCTTAttttagagagaaagaaacaggtacagaaagtttaagtgacttcatCAAAGGTCACAGAGATAGCAAGTAACAGCCagtatttgaacacaggtcttctggattccaaaTCTAGGCCTCTGGGTGAAAAGGTAATTGTGCTGCAAAAATTCTGTAGCAACATCCTAGAAGGGTTTGATCAACTATGGCACTGTCCAAGTACATTTTACAATCAACTCCCTGATAAACAGTGAAGAGGCTAGGGGATCCAACAGGCCCATTTACCCCTTCTCCCTAAAGAAATAAACTGAAACAAGGACTTGAGGTAGGGACCCAAGGCCTGATAAGACATGGCAGACAGTGGGGGTCCAGCTGCCCAGTTTTATTGAGAGTAAGGGCCTTTGTAACAgcttcaaataagaaaaatggtCCAGGGATTTTTCTCCCTATTTCCACCTTTCCTAactccaaaaaaacccaaaatcaaaccttcccccctcccaccaccaaaaaacccccaaaacaccCTGTGTGCCAATTGAGGCATCAGGCCCCTCAGGATGGGTCATACTACTGTCCTCACCAAGGCCTCATGAGGTTTAAACCCTTCAGCTCAGTACTTTGGCActtgggggaaaagaagggaattgAATGGAGTTTCAAGATCATCAAGGCACTCTTCCAGATACCCAGTCAACTAActgcttcatttccttttcctcatcagTCTTGGAAGctaagggagaaagaaacagaagggtTATATTCCTTAGGATTCTCCAACCAGCCTTCTCAGTGATAAATGAAGGCACTATGAGCCAATCTTCCCCTGACATAGATCTTACATTGTTAGGCATTACTCTTCTCATAGGCAATGTAGTACTTAGGACTCTTCCACTAACTAGGCAGGGAGAGTTTAATACCTGGGCTAGTGGGTAAATGAGTAGAGGGTACATCGGGCAACTTGGCTGGTGCTGCTTCTTTATCCTCTCCCATATTCAGTAGCTCTTGGTTCAGTTTCTCTTGCTCTAGTTCCTCTAGTTCCTCCAGCAGCTCATCCTGGAAGTGGAAAGTTCAGTCAGGTGTTTATCAGGAAATCCTATACTGCCAAGAATTCCCTGTAAAGACCCAAGGCTTCAAAGTCTACTCCTCATTAGCCTCACATTCTCTGCCCTTCTCCAATTCCCTCTACTGTCCTTGCACTAATTCCATTCAGTTACCTCATCCACATCATCCCCAAAGCCCACAGGCCGAGAAATGGCATCTGAGATTTGCTGGGCTATGTCTTGCTGCTCTGTGATGTCAGACATCAGCTCGTCC encodes:
- the TSSK4 gene encoding testis-specific serine/threonine-protein kinase 4 isoform X1, producing the protein MKVLRHKFLINFYQAIETTSRVYMILELAQGGDVLEWIQRYGACSEALAGKWFSQVTLGIAYLHSKGIVHRPRLTPRPSAAGRDLKLENLLLDKRENVKISDFGFSKMVATVSPTLKNPLQHLVGCFSHLSQTYCGSFAYACPEILLGLPYNPFLSDTWSMGVILYTLVVAHLPFDDTNLKKLLRETQKEVNFPHNHPISPDCKNLIHSILRPAAKRASILDIIKDPWVLKFQPERPTQEIQLLEALCLPQTNTRTQEAAS
- the TSSK4 gene encoding testis-specific serine/threonine-protein kinase 4 isoform X2 — translated: MKVLRHKFLINFYQAIETTSRVYMILELAQGGDVLEWIQRYGACSEALAGKWFSQVTLGIAYLHSKGIVHRDLKLENLLLDKRENVKISDFGFSKMVATVSPTLKNPLQHLVGCFSHLSQTYCGSFAYACPEILLGLPYNPFLSDTWSMGVILYTLVVAHLPFDDTNLKKLLRETQKEVNFPHNHPISPDCKNLIHSILRPAAKRASILDIIKDPWVLKFQPERPTQEIQLLEALCLPQTNTRTQEAAS